Proteins encoded in a region of the Mycolicibacterium duvalii genome:
- a CDS encoding globin domain-containing protein, whose protein sequence is MTVIATPVELEAAHAEVVSATLPLIGAHIDEITTEFYRGMFGAHPELLRNLFNRGNQAQGAQQRALAASIATFATHLVDPNLPHPAELLSRIGHKHASLGVTADQYPIVHEHLFAAIVKVLGADTVTADVAAAWDRVYWIMADTLIALERDLYRAAGVADGDVYRRARVVARVDDPSGAVLITVAAQDRPFSAFLPGQYVSVGVTMPDGARQLRQYSLVNAADGGELTFAVKPVGAVGAQPAGEVSSWIAANLCVGDVLDVTVPFGDLPAPDGAAPLVLISAGIGVTPMIGFLEHLAAHAPDARVQVLHADRSDRSHPLRERQHELVDELAHATLDVWYEDGLTAGIPGVHAGLMNLADIDFADDVQVYLCGGNGFVQAVRAQLLGKGITAERVHCELFSPNDWLVD, encoded by the coding sequence ATGACCGTCATCGCCACTCCCGTTGAGCTGGAGGCCGCGCACGCCGAGGTGGTGTCCGCGACGCTGCCGCTGATCGGAGCGCACATCGACGAGATCACCACGGAGTTCTACCGCGGGATGTTCGGCGCGCATCCGGAACTGCTGCGCAATCTGTTCAACCGCGGCAACCAGGCCCAGGGGGCGCAACAGCGCGCGCTGGCGGCGTCCATCGCGACCTTCGCCACCCACCTGGTCGACCCGAACCTGCCGCATCCGGCCGAGTTACTCTCCCGCATCGGGCACAAGCACGCGTCGCTGGGCGTGACCGCCGACCAATACCCGATCGTGCACGAGCACCTGTTCGCCGCGATCGTGAAGGTGCTCGGCGCCGACACCGTCACCGCCGACGTCGCCGCGGCATGGGACCGGGTGTACTGGATCATGGCCGACACGCTGATCGCGCTCGAACGCGACCTGTACCGGGCCGCGGGTGTGGCCGACGGCGACGTCTACCGCAGGGCCCGGGTGGTGGCCCGGGTCGACGACCCATCCGGAGCGGTGCTGATCACCGTCGCCGCCCAGGACCGCCCGTTCTCGGCTTTCCTTCCCGGTCAATACGTTTCGGTGGGCGTGACGATGCCCGACGGCGCCCGGCAGCTGCGCCAGTACAGCCTGGTCAACGCCGCGGACGGCGGCGAGCTGACCTTCGCCGTCAAGCCGGTCGGGGCGGTCGGCGCGCAGCCCGCCGGTGAGGTGTCGAGCTGGATCGCCGCCAACCTGTGCGTCGGCGACGTCCTCGACGTCACGGTGCCCTTCGGCGACCTGCCGGCCCCCGACGGCGCCGCGCCGCTGGTGCTGATCTCCGCCGGCATCGGCGTCACCCCGATGATCGGGTTCCTCGAACACCTGGCCGCGCACGCGCCCGACGCCCGGGTGCAGGTGCTGCACGCCGATCGCAGCGACCGGAGCCATCCGCTGCGCGAGCGCCAGCACGAGCTGGTCGACGAGCTGGCGCACGCGACGCTCGACGTCTGGTACGAGGACGGTCTGACCGCCGGCATCCCCGGCGTGCACGCCGGCCTGATGAACCTGGCCGACATCGACTTCGCCGACGACGTGCAGGTCTACCTGTGCGGTGGGAACGGTTTCGTGCAGGCGGTCCGGGCGCAGCTGCTGGGCAAGGGCATCACCGCCGAGCGGGTGCACTGCGAGCTGTTCTCGCCCAACGACTGGCTGGTGGACTAG
- a CDS encoding RrF2 family transcriptional regulator produces the protein MQLTRFTDLGLRAMMLLAAGEADEQRVTTRSIAVGANASENHVAKAVSRLVELGMVSARRGRVGGLTLTEAGRDASVGWLVRRLEGDREVIECGGENPCPLVAACRLRRALADAKEAFYRELDRYTVSDLARAPALAVLPLMSPSVTPLNERNPR, from the coding sequence GTGCAGCTCACCCGGTTCACCGACCTCGGCCTTCGGGCCATGATGCTGCTCGCCGCGGGCGAAGCAGACGAACAGCGGGTCACGACGCGCTCGATCGCCGTGGGTGCCAACGCCTCGGAGAACCACGTCGCCAAGGCGGTGTCCCGGCTCGTCGAACTCGGCATGGTCTCGGCCCGCCGCGGCCGGGTCGGGGGACTGACCCTGACCGAGGCGGGACGCGACGCGTCGGTCGGCTGGCTGGTCCGCCGCCTCGAGGGCGACCGCGAGGTCATCGAATGCGGCGGCGAGAACCCGTGCCCGTTGGTCGCGGCCTGCCGGTTGCGCCGCGCGCTGGCCGACGCCAAAGAGGCGTTCTACCGCGAACTGGACCGCTACACCGTCAGCGACCTGGCCCGCGCCCCCGCGCTGGCGGTCCTGCCCCTGATGTCCCCGAGTGTCACCCCGTTGAATGAAAGGAATCCCCGATGA
- a CDS encoding pentapeptide repeat-containing protein: MDPLETDREYTGNDFRDEDLSRLRTERVVFTECDFSGVDMSESEHVGSAFRNCTFRRTSLWHSVFRHCTFLGSTFTECRMRPLTLVEVEFTLASLGGADLRKVDLSDCRLRETSLVHTDLREALLARADLSGARVQGTRLEGADLRGARVDASLWTTAQLRGAKVDAAQALAFAAAHALDISGA, from the coding sequence ATGGACCCGCTGGAAACTGACCGCGAGTACACCGGAAACGATTTCCGCGACGAGGACCTCAGCCGGCTGCGCACCGAGCGGGTGGTGTTCACCGAATGCGACTTCTCCGGGGTGGACATGTCGGAGTCGGAGCACGTCGGCTCCGCATTCCGGAACTGCACCTTCCGCAGGACGTCGCTGTGGCACAGCGTGTTCCGGCACTGCACGTTCCTCGGGTCGACGTTCACCGAATGCCGGATGCGTCCGCTGACCCTGGTCGAGGTGGAGTTCACGCTGGCTTCCCTCGGCGGCGCCGACCTGCGCAAGGTCGACCTGTCGGACTGCCGGCTGCGCGAGACCAGTCTGGTCCACACCGACCTGCGGGAGGCGCTGCTCGCCCGGGCTGATCTGTCCGGCGCCCGGGTGCAGGGCACCCGGCTCGAGGGCGCCGATCTGCGCGGCGCGCGCGTCGACGCGTCGCTGTGGACGACCGCGCAGCTGCGGGGCGCCAAAGTCGACGCCGCCCAGGCGCTGGCCTTCGCGGCGGCGCACGCGCTCGACATTTCCGGTGCGTGA